The region GTCTTGGCTCCTGGCTTCAGGGTCCGTGTTGGCCTGGCGTCTTGACTTATCCACATGAAGATGAACGTCTACTACAGAGCCGGACTGTTCGGAAGAGTCGCTTATGTAATGGGCGGCTTTGCTTTTCAGACAAATGATGTGcctctttaaacaaaaataaatgcagaataatcagagaactgcagcagaagtctttttttttaagttctacATTATTGAAGCATCACCTGTGATACAACTGAGAGTTTATGTTGACCTTTCAAAATTAAGTTCAGAGactaatcaaaacaaaagtgaaGCATTTCTGTGCTTTAGTTATTCCAAAACTAAACATGTTATGTCTCAACTATTAATGAAATGCTAGGTATGGTGGTATCATCTGGATGTCTTGACATTTTAAACGTTTGCTTGTTCATATTGGCGTTATTGATTCAATCGACAATAAGCTTGTCTTTGcaatatttttagacttttgtgAAACCGTTTTTCTGCTGTAAATATGTAATTGGCTAAAAGAATTGCATACTATTGATggttaacaaaaacattttatccatAAGCAAAGAGAAGCATTGTTTTATTGCTGTgcagcacatgtgtcaaactcaaggcccgggggccaaatccggtcCGCTataactttttatgtggccctctagactctaaAGGGACAAATAAATAGAACCGTCAAGATAacagtgtgcttaaatattatttcatcaaTCAATTCATCTATTTACAGCCATATTGTATGAATTAGTCCCTCAAGTTTCTTGTGAattgttgtggaaattcaagcaaaatcaacaaatctctgCACTTTTTCATgctagtgcataattgtgagtttattgcagattttttacaaaaagggtgaaaaacatttgatctaAGAGACAGTttactcccacctgcaggtagcagtatttcttacttctactaaacagctgcctcagctttactTTGTCGAGTTATAATCCATAATAATGATACagtgagtaataaaaagttatatttaCCATCATACATAAGCGcaagtatttttattcacaaagacaatcacaaaatcctgaagGGACTGACAAgatattcattattatttaattttaagaatttatctATATTTTAACAGCTTAATGGATTTTATCAATAGATTCTGGCACAACTGCCCTTGTAGGAAAATTTAtgattttgatttggcccaaaaggaaaatgaattcGACACTCCTGCTCTACAGTGATGGAGAGATGTCAGGCATATCATGGTCATTTCATAACTTGATGTTTCTGGTGAATGAATATGGTGCTTCTTTTCTGAAGAACAGTCATATCAGTATCTACCTTTTCGTAAAGTGTCAATCTCTGAAAATAAAGATCAGACATGCTCAAATCCTCCTCGCCTGCTCCGCTATGACCTGATGAGATCAGACATCCCTtccccatctctctctctccccgtCTCTCCGACGTTTTGGAGCGCCGCATTTCCGATGGCACTAAAAGCAGCTCCGCTCTAACTTCTGTTTTGACTGGGACGCAGATGagggaggaggaaagaaaactgCACCACTCTGGCCATTTTTAATCAGCTGCTCGGCTGCAAACGCCGTCCCAAGCAGATGGTAGTCATTACCGGATGGCAGACGCGCTTAATTCACCGCCGCGGCCCTGCCAGCTCTCAGCCCGTATCCTGAAAGTCCTCTTACCCCCGTTATCTTAAGTGGACCCGTGTCTGAATCTGGGTCATGTTGACATGAGCATCGTGATTGGTGATCATAACGAACTGTAAAATATACTTGgaataaatcagtttaaattgaatttgttaCAACGATGCCTGGGTTACGTCGCTGTTGAAGCTTTGAGACTGAACTCAAAGCCCCGTCTGCGTCTATAAATAAAATTCCCTCTGGGTTCCCTTCATGTGAAGAAGACATGTTTGTATAATATTACTCTCCTTTGGAAGTTCTCAGTTGAATCTCccttaatgtgtttttcatttcccGCCCGGCCCTCCTCATGCCTCCCTAATTATCTGACCATGGGTATGTAATGTCGAGGCATGGCACAGTCAAAACAATGACTGTAATCCTGCTTGAATGACATCATGCCATCCCCTCCTCCCTTCTTATTTCCATGCCAATAAGATAATTAGTCCCATGTCTCATCTGCATCTGAACGGGAGAGGCCCTGCACCCCGTCTTCCTGCCTCTGGCCTCTGGGCGATTTCACCGCTGGCCCAGAATCAGGATGCTTCAGCCGGCTGACGCTTCGCTACAATCAGACACGGGAACTTTACCGCGATCTAGTCTGACACTTCCTGACCTCAACCAAAGAAGAAGGGAGATCCTTCCTTGCTTTAACTTGTGTCCCTTTGAATCCTGAGAGTAAAATTTAGGATGATATTTGCATTTGTGAAGTTTTAGGTtgtattttttgggggaaattaAGCAATGTGGGGAGATGTCCTGCAGTGAGGACATCTGTTGCTGTGGGGATTAATTTTTTTGGCAGCAGCTTCAGTTTGCATCCACTTGTCCCCTTAGAGAGTGATGCTTCTCTGTGGAGTTAAGCGTGTCTGTTTTCCTCTTGgtgaataatttaataattttcatATCACAAAGAGGTGTTATAAATAAGTTTTCTTTCATATCTCAAAACGCCGTGCATTTGAGCTCTATGTCTGCATATTTAGCAGTTctgtaaatcaataaaaaaataattatcagaTTAAACACTCTAGGGCTGTGGTTAATCATGATTAAtgcatgttttcacaaaatgtttcagaaaaaatcttaattttcctAAATGGTAGctctcagttttccaggtttctCAGATACAGGattgtttaaaagaaataaatttgtttcaaaCGTAATTtagaaatgctaaaaataagCTGGTAGTTTGCAATAAGTAACTACATACTACCTTCATTTTAtccaaaagtttttgtttttctttgaactaAGTAACCCTCTGTGGAAGAGAGGCTTTTATGTCAAAATACGTAATGTGATTAATCTGCATTATGTAATAATAAAACGTTTTTGATTAATTGCATTAATATTGACGGCTCTAATATTTAGCTTCTGTAGTCGTTAGCTTTGCACTCGAATGGAAAAAGGTACAAAGTTCAGCTACACCACTTGTTTGAGTACCTTctcttggttgttttttgtgagAATAAACgtctttaaatgtgttttttctctgacaGAAGCGGCGTTGCACAGCCTGCTGGGTGCTCTGACCAACGAGACGTACAGCGACCCGACCCAGCACCTGGAGCGGGAACAGGCGCTGGCGAAGCAGTTCGCCGAGATCCTGCACTTCACCCTGCGCTTTGACGAGCTGAAGGTTCGACTGTTTCTGTCTATGACTTTGTACACACTCAGTACAgtctttataaaacaaatatttctgccACATcgttaaaaaataacattttacacatGGGATCGGTTTCATGAAAGTTTACCTCCACATAAACCTGCTTAATTACACCACTGAGCATTGTTTTCaacatgccaaacccatagggggcagtgtagcgctAACACCTATGTCAGTCAAACAGATTATAACTTCCTGTTAGAAATTAAACTTGAAACTAGCAGGTTAATTTGTATGGACAGAAAGAGAAgttgaaatacttttaaaaaatgtattggaatataaatttaataaaacacaagacgACTGGGAAACATGTCGATGAGGTTATATTGGTGCATTATTTATCACAGACTGTAATGCCCTAAATCTCTATTTTTTCATGTAAACACGCAAATACAAATGCAGAGTTTTCTCAAATTTCCTCTTTGGTTTGAGGATTTAATCCTGTATATTCTgtagttttcttatttctggTGGAACTTTACTTCTAGCAAAACTTGCAGTCACTCACAGACATCTTCACGTCTTGTAACTTGAAGCGGTTGCACATACCAGTAACCACAGTACTAGTGatttttttggttatttctgTAGTGATACAAATCTTAACTTTTATTCCTAATGGtcttaaaatatcttaattggcgagttggtgaaacctgcagaaactgaTTAAACTGAGGccaaaatgcttaaaatgtatTAGTTTTCCCAGATATATGTGTGGACCAGGCCTAAGATGAAATTCTCACCTTTCATACCATCACTAATGTTTGCTTTATTCTGCTGAGACACAAACAAATTGACTTTTGGGAGACTGAGGGTTGGAAATTGTCCTAATCTTGGTCTTGCTTCTGATTGTGTCGTGTTTCTATAAGCGATCAAGTGAGGAATCTGGCCTCTAATCAGCCACAGAGTGCTAATGAAACGCTGTTCAAAGTCTCACACATCAAGCGTAGGTGTCGCTCAAATGCCCATTGTAACGACACGTAATCCCGAACTCGTTTGCTCTTCACTCCAAGACACAAACGGCTCCCTGACTCCCCGAGGCTACACCCCAATTAGTACCCACCACCCAGCCTGGCAAGATAAAACATGAAGATGGGGGGTGCAAGGTGGCATGCCTGGCCCATTCATCAATCTTTCACATCCGTGCGCGGGCTTCTGACCTAGTTAGAGCGTCTGAGTGGCATGCAGCCCCGCCCTGGCAGTGCAGACTGTCTCCGCTGGTGGAAGCAGTGGACAAAGACGAAGTACCAGTCCATTGTAGCAGGATTAACATGCTGCAAGTGCAGCTTTGACAGTGACGGGTTCGTACAGGAATGAGGATAATTACCCACATAATGAGCTTTCACTGGTGGTACCGTTTTGTAAGAAGCTCTCTCATTGGACAGCTTAGTTTTTGCAGGAGGTCAAAATAAGATGcttcatattttaaagtaagTGTGAAGCTCTGAGTGTAAATAATGTCACAGATTTGTGCTGTGCTTCGACTtaatgagactttttttttttttagctttacccTCCTGTCAGAAACGGTGCAGctgattcttttaaaatgagggaaaaaagcCAAATATCTCCTGacaggaggagagggaggacgGGGATGCAAGGGGCCGAATCGGTGTCAGACGACTTAAATTCAGTTCAGCAAATAAAGCTGTAATTGTATCCGTGTTCTTTTTATGTCATTCCTGCCCAAAGCTGCATTTCTGCTTTGCTGGCTAAAACGTTCTGTCATGACAGCGCAGCAGCGGGTTTGATCCTGAACTCGCCGGCCCACAGCAGACCCGTCTCATTGTTCCCCGTTTCTCCTCTCTTCCAGATGACAAATCCTGCCATTCAGAACGACTTCAGCTACTACAGGAGAACCCTGAGCCGAATGCGGATCAATAACGTTCCGGTGAGGATGCTTTCATTAAAGAGTTGGACGGAGGAGGAGGCgccaacttttaatttttgtttttgtcaacttTTAGTTTTACAGATCAAAATTTACAGCCATTCCTACAGAAAGTCAAGTTAAGCAAGAAAGGTGTTTTCATCActaaacaacacaaacacagttgggtACACACTGGGGAATGTGATAAAGCACTTAGCTTGTTAAAAATTAAACGTATCCCTCATAAGTTGATCTTAAGAGTGCTTTGGGATCAAAATATTCAGGACAAAAGAAAAGCACTCCAAACAAATGATATGAtttctttctctgctgtttgtgaAACAGTTACATCAATTTTACCCATTTAGGTCAGACAAGCCTATTTACTACAAATTTAAAGAGTTtccatctttttgtttgtgtttgttgactttctaacaatttaaaaaacatttccaaaattgtttttaatataaatacatcagattcatttaacaatattaatgttCACTAATAAACCTGCTATTAAAAGTCTGTCTGAAGGATCATATCTCTTTTGctagttaaatattatttacttcTAAATTTTcctcagagaaaatatttttctctgagGAAAATGATTAAACTCTTGTTAAAACAAAGATTACAAGAGAAACCCACACGAACTGAGATATAttctcttttaattaaaaaaataaacaactgacCATAAAAATACTGAAGTTAATTCGACTCTACAGACGATTAAGAGGCAACATCTCTCTGTATGGCTTTCTAAATGTACGAGGAGACTTAAAGAGGAGCTGcgaaagcaaatgaggtggattagcagtgcttgctaACAGCTGAGGATGTTGAGCTGTTAACATGAAATCACAGTCTTCAATCAGAGGCCTTTTCAGATTAGTTACGAGATTGACTGCTACTGGGGATCCTTCCTACCCAAAGCATCACCATCCAAAATGACTCTGAAGATACTTGGatcatttaatttgaattggAAAGAATCTGGTTTTTCACTACCTGAGTTGCTGTTCAGTCAATTAATTGGTTGTTTTCAGCTTATTGGAGCATGTTTGGCCTTGCTTTTGTCGAATACCTGACCCCTCTGGTTAATATCGGCCATGAAAAGtcccatttctgttttctcgTCTGCACTAAGTGTTACATCCAGGTGCTTGTTTATTCCATTCATGCCTGACATTACAGGAAATAATGATTTTCCTGCTCCAGAACTGTCCCATTGATTTGTTCCCTTGCAGATCTGATGGCTTCAGAGAGAATCAAATATAACCCTACAGCATAAAAAGAAggtgtttaaaaagttttaacagCCGATTGTTTTTTATGGACCATTAAAGCGGCCCAGTTAAAGGTTTCTGCTATTACTGATCTTCAAAAAGCCATTCGCTGTCTTGTATCTTTCATGCTGAACTCCAGCTGATCTCTCCTTGTCTGCTGCTTGTTTAAGGCGGTAGTTTAAATTTCACAGTCTGGTCTCCGTTGTGACCTGTCTGACAGAAGCATTCTTCCCCTCGGTCCTGAGTTTGCCATTTGGGGAAACGGGCCCAGACAAGCCGTCGTTGGGAGCCTGTCAGCGCTGAACGACGCCCCGGCTGCCGTCCCCCGGTTTAGTCACCGCTCAGAGAACTGAATCATTCAGACATCCGAGATGAAACGCATCTGTCCCGCTCAGGCGGTCTTTGAACACATCCGTCAGGATTCGTTAAAACCTGAATTGGTTTGAAAGTTTGGGGCGATTTATTCTCGTCCTGTCAGGGTTTCTCTTGACGGCAGGAAATGTTCCcttgttgttttgctttaaatatgcGGACGAATTTAGCTCAGGCTCTTCAAGAGACGCCTTGTTCTCCGTTATCTGCCAGGTGTTTTATGCAGCTGGAAAACTATGGGGTGAAACGGTTCATATCAGTGTTTTCCTGTCATAATTTCATGTGAGAAAATATCTCTTtatatgcacaaacacacactccacTGAAGCTGCTCGAACCACCAGATATTAATGGTTTCTACTTCTATCTTCCAATATGCAGTGAAAGCAGGAAGAGATGGCTTTTAGATTACTCGTTCAGTAGcaccttttgttttattactttgacatttttcattcaaatttgCTCTGATAACAGTTCTTTTATATCACCGGGGTCAGCTAAAGGTCCTCATCAGAATTTTATATGAAGGTCAGACATCTTGAACAATAGATTAAAGGTTTGCAGGTTAAATAAGCACAGTCAGTCTGACtttattttgttccatttccagGCAGAGGGCGAGAACGAAGTCAACAACGAACTGGCCAATCGGATATCTCTGTTCTACGCTGACGCCACACCCATGCTGAAGGCGTTAAGTGACGGCACAACGAAGTTTGTGTCAGAGGTGAGTGGCCAGTAAACTTTGACGATTTAACaggtattttatttgataaaccaaaacaaagtagagcataattgtgaaatggaagataAATGATACAATTATAAGGAGTATGGATGCTTTTACTGTACTGTGGGATACAAGTAAGACTTAtgagaaatgagaaaatgtatcaattgtttataaaatggattatttttgttttggccaGTTTAAGATTGAAGCATTTTTATAGCTTAGTGGTCGTACCAATAAATTGCTTCGATCCGTTAACTTCTGCTCAGTCTGGAGTCGCAGGTAGTACCCTAAACAGAGAAGCTTAGAGTGTTTTCatacctgatagtccagtatagagcaaaattgcaacatttgttacattttcagctgctgcggtacTCTCActctgcactgagtcaaactaaccaaattaaatGAAGAGCCTGTTCCTTTCCtggcctgtggtggcgctgcaccaagacccactgaaggaaatgaaactaaaacatctgaagaagacactgagtacaacttcctttttcacaaaatgtaaaaactttttgtctttggtaaaaaaaaaaaacatgagccaCTTCTCCCACTAGTGCTAGACTCATCCGTGTGTCtagattgtatttacccagaatgccttacACTATAGTCCACTTCATGCtgttggagcggtctctggtctgcttgcATCCACATATgtattcaaaccgcaccagagttcacttccaCCTTAAATGAGACCTAaatttttaggtggaccagagtttggtTACGGactcacacctccccaaacaaccAAACTTTCTAGACAAAGGAACTGGATATAAAGCGTGCTAGTCAGGACTGGTGTAAATAAACTccagttcgtttggggaggtgtgaatgcgcagtcaaactctgatgcagaccaaaaaagcgaactctggtccacctaaaatCCTCGGTCTCGGTTGTAGTGAACTCTagtgcagtttgaatgcataagtGAATTCTAAGGGAACCAGAGACTGAAGTGCACTAtaacgcagggcattctgggtaaatacaaacaaaacaaaggcgAGAGTCTaatgctagcaggagaaatggcttgtggttttttaccaaacaaaaaTCCTATGtctaaaatctgatgcctctccatttttaacatttcgtaaagaaggaagttgcagcgcctccacaggcgaggaggggaacatgtttttcaaatagtttCATTTGACAGTCCCTCCAATGTGTCCTGCGTCTCCTCCTGGTGgaaattagaaacatttatggttgaaaattaaacatcagttttaaaagtcagaaatttctCTCCAACTTCTGATAAACCTGTTTAAgtttctttgtttacatttgagaCATGAAGCTAAACACCTCCCAGATGAAgtcctaaatatttaaaagttgttgctttttttctttccacagaaCAAGAACCTGCCCATCGAGAACACGACAGACTGCTTGAGCACGATGGCGAGTGTGTGTAAAGTCATGTTGGAAACGCCGTGAGTGATTCCCTCCACCTGCTTCCTGTCTGctccgggttttttttttctttatcaggcCTGTGATCCCCGTTGTGCGTCTCTTTCAGAGAGTACCGCAGCCGTTTCAACAGCGAGGACACGGTGTCCTTCTGTCTCAGGGTGATGGTCGGAGTCATCATCTTGTACGACTACGTCCATCCTGTTGGAGCCTTTGCCAAGTCATCTAAAATCGATGTAAGCTGAGAAAAGATCAGATTGTGACGCTGTTTACAGGATTCTTACTCAGAGGCTCGGAAAGTCCAGAGatgattttagtttttccagGAAAGAATTAAAGATTATAGAGAGAAGTTCTATCCTATCAACTAACAGtggtttctctttttcctctatTCCTTCTTTCCTTGCTTTCATCCTTGGATCTTCCCTTCTATAATGTTTTGGTCATTTCCTTCCCTTTTCCTCATCTTTCCCTTCTTTCCTCATtcatttcttgtctttttatctCTCTATCCACTTTTTCCTTTTGCCTTTAATCCCCTTGTTCTTTCATTCTtcattcctttttattttttgcatccttcctcccttttttcttttcctaccTTCCTGTatccttcctttccttcttGTATCCATAATTCCTTCCTTTgttccttctttccttcatccttccatttttctgttttttaattttcaccttttttcattttgtcttctCTTTCTTCCCTTCTTGTTTGCTTCCTTCATTCCTTCtatccttcctttcttcctttttttctcccttgctTTCTTGCTTCCTGCCTTTGTTcctttccttgtttttgtgtccttccctcctttattccttttttcccctcctttccCTTCTTGTATCTCTTTTGTTcgttccttccttcctttcttctttcttttcttccttctttccttcattAACTTTAGCACTTCCATCTCTAAAACCTTTGTTAGGTAGAATTTTGTTTCTGAACATTTCCTGCAGATTAAATCTCATTTTAATCTCGTTCTAATCCAGACGTTTATTTGTTCCCTCCAGA is a window of Xiphophorus maculatus strain JP 163 A chromosome 21, X_maculatus-5.0-male, whole genome shotgun sequence DNA encoding:
- the LOC102224651 gene encoding protein FAM49B, coding for MGNLLKVLTCTDLEQEPNFFLDFENAQPTEAEREVWDQVDVVLKDAKGILDELQAYKGAGQEIREAIQNPSDDALQEQAWAAVVPLVGKLKKFFEFSQRLEAALHSLLGALTNETYSDPTQHLEREQALAKQFAEILHFTLRFDELKMTNPAIQNDFSYYRRTLSRMRINNVPAEGENEVNNELANRISLFYADATPMLKALSDGTTKFVSENKNLPIENTTDCLSTMASVCKVMLETPEYRSRFNSEDTVSFCLRVMVGVIILYDYVHPVGAFAKSSKIDMKGCIKVLKDQPPNSVEGLLNALRYTTKHLNDESTNKTIKSMLQ